The following proteins come from a genomic window of Synechococcus sp. BIOS-E4-1:
- a CDS encoding ZIP family metal transporter: MISRVRAAGMSDQVLKLVMVAVVVVISLATGRPALMAMRSDRSLPALGFGEAFAAGIFLGAGLIHMLGDSQSAFDTAHINYPFAMVICGSVMLLLLWVEHLANHGMGSPSGNSRLLPLTAVAMLSIHSLLMGAAFGVSSSVALTVVIFIAVLAHKGSASFALGLELGRSEFSKRSAWRLFLVFVVMFPFGALVGQALSTASDAHPLVEASISAAAAGTFLFFGTLHGLASSPMINRCCNQREFIAAVGGFAVMAVVAIWT, translated from the coding sequence TTGATTAGCCGCGTTCGTGCTGCGGGGATGTCGGATCAAGTTCTGAAGTTGGTGATGGTTGCTGTTGTGGTGGTCATCTCTCTTGCCACAGGTCGGCCGGCTTTGATGGCCATGCGTTCTGATCGATCTCTGCCTGCTCTTGGGTTTGGTGAAGCCTTTGCAGCTGGAATCTTTTTGGGTGCCGGTTTGATTCACATGCTCGGTGATTCACAGTCGGCGTTCGACACGGCTCACATCAACTATCCGTTTGCGATGGTGATCTGTGGATCCGTGATGCTCCTGCTTCTGTGGGTTGAACATCTGGCGAATCACGGGATGGGCTCCCCGTCAGGCAACAGCAGGCTTCTGCCGCTCACGGCTGTTGCGATGTTGTCGATTCACTCCCTGCTGATGGGTGCCGCCTTTGGGGTGTCGTCCTCAGTGGCGTTAACGGTGGTGATCTTCATCGCTGTGCTGGCCCATAAAGGCTCTGCCAGTTTTGCGCTCGGCCTGGAACTAGGTCGCTCCGAGTTTTCAAAGCGTTCCGCCTGGAGGCTATTCCTGGTGTTCGTCGTGATGTTCCCTTTCGGCGCGCTTGTTGGCCAGGCGCTGAGTACGGCTTCTGATGCCCATCCTTTGGTTGAGGCATCGATCAGCGCTGCAGCAGCAGGAACATTTCTGTTTTTCGGCACTTTGCATGGGCTGGCTTCCTCGCCCATGATCAACCGCTGCTGCAACCAGCGTGAGTTCATCGCTGCAGTTGGAGGCTTCGCAGTGATGGCAGTTGTGGCGATCTGGACCTGA
- a CDS encoding CAAD domain-containing protein — protein MGDSAGNSGDLPFKEPVDASELNLAPDPTGGDEVQTAEIAKSPASVVEAPSSMQSEDHGDELSVSHLIQQLSLGLDSLKQLNLQGFKQIYPIFLVVFGSVILGLLLSFVATFLSSMNHLPIFGGLFQGVSELVGLVVVVRFITSNLLLQHRRAEVFARIALLKKDLLGGQE, from the coding sequence GTGGGTGATAGTGCTGGCAACAGTGGTGACTTGCCATTCAAGGAGCCTGTTGATGCATCTGAACTGAATCTCGCCCCTGACCCCACTGGGGGTGATGAGGTTCAAACCGCTGAAATTGCCAAGTCCCCGGCGAGTGTTGTTGAAGCACCATCGTCGATGCAGTCAGAAGATCATGGTGATGAACTGTCGGTGTCTCACCTCATCCAGCAGCTCTCGCTCGGCTTGGATTCACTGAAACAGTTGAATCTCCAGGGTTTCAAGCAGATTTATCCGATCTTTCTTGTTGTCTTCGGTTCCGTCATTCTTGGCTTGTTGTTGTCTTTTGTTGCCACATTCCTGAGTTCAATGAACCATCTACCGATTTTTGGTGGTTTGTTTCAGGGGGTATCTGAACTGGTCGGTCTGGTCGTGGTTGTGCGGTTTATTACATCGAATTTGTTGCTGCAACATCGACGAGCGGAAGTGTTTGCTCGGATCGCATTACTGAAGAAAGACCTGCTGGGTGGTCAGGAATGA
- a CDS encoding alpha/beta fold hydrolase, whose amino-acid sequence MGATLEPIRPLQPWGAFRSRDADREVRQIFATSIGSNRLQSKAGTIQSADDIDVTMSLHSRIGGVPENLQINLNGRDVRITLERRGPENGDLWLLLPALSTVSSRGEWHEFADAMDEHCQLVSFDWPGFGDSERPAIAYDANALRQVLPAILRHLDRADQAKINVVAAGHSAPIALGLAEQCSRHWAQIVVVAPTFRGPLPTMTGRSGKSFNWVRQLVELPLVGPLLYRLNTSRPILKLMLRRHVWVNRNLLTPERLREQQNISRQPGARFASVAFVSGGLDAASDSRWWLAQTQKLQCPLHVVLANEAPPRSKQEMLTLADKADRVSDIDGRLGLHEEFGRLLAQTISAS is encoded by the coding sequence TTGGGCGCGACATTGGAACCGATCCGGCCTCTCCAGCCTTGGGGGGCCTTCCGATCCAGAGACGCGGATAGAGAGGTTCGGCAAATCTTTGCAACATCCATCGGGAGTAACCGGCTGCAGAGCAAAGCTGGAACCATCCAATCAGCAGATGACATTGACGTCACCATGAGCCTTCATTCCCGGATCGGCGGTGTCCCCGAAAATCTCCAGATCAACCTGAACGGCCGCGACGTTCGCATCACGCTGGAACGTCGTGGTCCGGAGAACGGCGACCTCTGGCTGCTGCTGCCAGCCCTGAGCACCGTTTCGAGCCGAGGCGAGTGGCATGAATTTGCCGATGCCATGGATGAACATTGCCAATTGGTGAGCTTTGATTGGCCAGGATTCGGCGACAGCGAGCGTCCGGCGATTGCTTACGACGCGAACGCACTTCGCCAGGTTTTGCCCGCCATTCTTCGACACCTTGATCGAGCTGACCAGGCCAAGATCAATGTTGTAGCCGCTGGCCACAGTGCTCCTATCGCTCTCGGATTGGCCGAACAATGCTCACGGCACTGGGCACAGATCGTGGTGGTTGCACCCACGTTCCGTGGTCCGCTTCCAACCATGACAGGCCGATCAGGGAAGAGCTTCAACTGGGTCAGACAGCTGGTTGAGCTGCCACTGGTGGGACCGCTTCTCTATCGACTCAACACCAGTCGACCAATCCTGAAACTGATGCTGCGTCGGCACGTCTGGGTCAATCGCAACCTTTTGACGCCTGAACGTCTGCGTGAACAACAAAACATCAGCCGCCAGCCTGGAGCTCGCTTTGCGAGCGTCGCTTTCGTGAGCGGGGGCCTGGACGCAGCCTCAGACTCGCGCTGGTGGCTGGCACAGACTCAGAAATTGCAGTGCCCTCTGCACGTGGTGCTGGCCAACGAAGCACCTCCTCGCTCAAAGCAGGAGATGTTGACGCTGGCAGACAAGGCAGATCGTGTCTCTGATATCGATGGACGCCTGGGATTGCATGAGGAATTCGGTCGCCTGCTGGCACAGACCATCAGTGCCAGCTGA
- a CDS encoding phosphatase PAP2 family protein, whose translation MSRFASSCAAVGLIAGISFAGLPAGAQTPTYCEPDIGSPANLKTIKHGLLEGYLASDSVPDSLKLLPPHPKQGSLAYDLDVATAESTFPLQGGPRWEVAAIDADLNFPEAAAIYSCTLGVPITKEGTPRLYTLLRRTLSDAGLATYKAKINYQRPRPFMVNGKPICTPDQETLLRGDGSYPSGHTAAGWAWALVLSEIAPERRDAILTRGIEYGKSRYICNVHWLSDVQASQLIASGTVAQLHNDPVFRADLRAARAEVQAMRRQGLSPNGNCDLERRAFQP comes from the coding sequence ATGAGTCGATTCGCGTCCAGCTGCGCTGCTGTGGGATTGATTGCTGGCATCAGCTTTGCAGGCCTGCCGGCGGGAGCACAGACACCGACTTACTGCGAACCGGATATTGGCTCACCAGCGAATCTAAAGACAATCAAGCATGGGCTTCTCGAGGGCTATCTGGCATCCGATTCCGTACCTGACTCCCTGAAACTGCTGCCCCCACACCCCAAACAGGGTTCCCTGGCCTACGACCTCGATGTGGCCACTGCCGAGTCGACCTTTCCGCTCCAGGGAGGTCCACGCTGGGAGGTGGCGGCCATTGATGCCGATCTGAATTTCCCTGAAGCTGCAGCGATTTACTCCTGCACCCTTGGGGTTCCGATCACCAAGGAAGGAACACCAAGGCTGTACACCCTGTTGCGGCGAACCCTGAGCGATGCCGGTCTGGCGACCTACAAGGCCAAAATCAACTATCAACGCCCCAGACCATTCATGGTCAACGGCAAGCCGATCTGCACCCCGGATCAGGAAACACTGCTCAGAGGTGATGGCTCATACCCCTCCGGTCACACCGCTGCCGGATGGGCTTGGGCACTGGTTCTCAGCGAGATCGCACCGGAACGTCGCGATGCAATCCTGACGAGGGGCATCGAGTATGGAAAGAGCCGTTATATCTGCAATGTGCACTGGTTAAGCGATGTGCAGGCAAGCCAGCTGATCGCCTCAGGCACCGTGGCTCAATTGCACAACGATCCGGTCTTCCGCGCTGATCTGAGAGCCGCAAGAGCGGAAGTCCAGGCCATGCGCCGTCAGGGGCTTTCTCCTAACGGAAACTGCGACCTGGAGAGAAGAGCCTTTCAACCCTGA
- a CDS encoding fumarate reductase, producing the protein MKRGPGPQRQARRIHRWLVPIAAAPLLITAISGSLYSVLLEQGIDAFWLLKIHTGRFGMLNLQSFYPALLGVLTVVITASGVTLLIKPRG; encoded by the coding sequence ATGAAGCGCGGCCCTGGTCCACAGCGTCAGGCTCGACGCATTCACCGCTGGCTCGTTCCGATCGCTGCAGCGCCATTACTCATCACAGCGATCAGCGGCTCTCTGTACAGCGTTCTGCTGGAACAAGGAATTGATGCGTTCTGGTTACTCAAGATCCATACCGGCAGGTTCGGCATGCTGAACCTGCAGTCGTTCTATCCAGCGCTGCTGGGAGTTCTCACTGTTGTGATCACAGCCTCAGGAGTCACACTGCTGATCAAGCCACGTGGCTGA
- a CDS encoding DUF3721 domain-containing protein produces MSNPALAHSKGLYATEAEARQRAEEIGCNTVHKNNGRWMPCADERELHQQLRKQ; encoded by the coding sequence ATGTCGAACCCTGCACTGGCCCACAGCAAGGGCCTCTACGCAACAGAAGCCGAAGCACGCCAACGCGCTGAAGAGATCGGTTGCAACACAGTGCATAAAAACAACGGTCGTTGGATGCCTTGCGCGGATGAGCGTGAACTGCATCAACAGCTGCGAAAGCAATGA
- a CDS encoding efflux RND transporter periplasmic adaptor subunit, whose amino-acid sequence MRAFAFTCIAAMAGISAFYAAPVMAHAGHGDEFVQTGSVGQVKANPKRDQMLGIVSEKPKVEANGQLSVPNVAIVKANGQPYVFVFSGTTYDPVVIKPGTVSVDRTVVLDGVTSDEQIVLSGALSIFAESQKNKR is encoded by the coding sequence ATGCGCGCTTTTGCTTTCACGTGTATCGCTGCGATGGCCGGTATCAGTGCCTTCTACGCGGCTCCAGTGATGGCTCACGCTGGTCATGGCGATGAGTTTGTTCAGACTGGTTCTGTGGGCCAGGTGAAGGCCAACCCCAAGCGCGATCAGATGCTCGGGATCGTTTCTGAAAAGCCCAAGGTCGAGGCCAATGGACAGTTGAGTGTGCCGAACGTTGCCATTGTCAAGGCGAATGGACAGCCCTATGTCTTCGTGTTCAGCGGAACCACTTATGACCCGGTCGTGATCAAGCCAGGTACCGTTTCCGTTGACCGCACGGTGGTTCTCGACGGTGTGACTTCAGACGAGCAGATTGTCCTCTCCGGTGCATTGTCGATCTTCGCTGAATCGCAGAAAAACAAGCGCTGA